From Patescibacteria group bacterium, the proteins below share one genomic window:
- a CDS encoding tetratricopeptide repeat protein produces MTNKYREEKAEQAIREIVNQAIELQHKGEWEKGLKLLKEAQEKTKLLPEDKAKPLRGLIRHYQGRILQAMGKYDEAVERLKTAIELRKEDPIGYSYSMFQLYICKDYGGILISPEEVKETKIALWELIDASQNPKEIGDAFQNLAYVESKQGEIRKAIWLYQVTEVFRGIANDQRGFGLTWARLGECYKKIGEGQKTQEYGDKALRYFEEIGDIERIQQVKKNVFGEEKI; encoded by the coding sequence TTGACAAATAAATATAGAGAGGAAAAAGCTGAGCAAGCAATACGAGAAATAGTTAATCAAGCAATAGAACTGCAGCACAAAGGCGAATGGGAGAAAGGATTAAAGCTTTTAAAAGAAGCTCAAGAGAAAACCAAATTACTTCCAGAAGATAAAGCAAAGCCTCTAAGAGGATTGATTCGCCACTATCAAGGTAGAATCTTGCAAGCAATGGGAAAATACGATGAAGCAGTGGAGAGACTTAAAACGGCAATTGAACTTAGAAAAGAAGACCCCATTGGCTATAGCTATTCCATGTTTCAATTGTATATTTGCAAAGATTACGGAGGAATTCTCATCTCGCCTGAAGAGGTAAAAGAGACAAAAATAGCCCTTTGGGAACTGATTGATGCCAGTCAAAATCCAAAAGAAATAGGAGATGCTTTTCAGAACTTAGCTTATGTTGAGTCTAAACAGGGAGAGATAAGAAAAGCCATCTGGCTTTATCAGGTGACTGAGGTATTTAGAGGGATAGCTAATGATCAGCGGGGTTTTGGTTTAACTTGGGCTAGATTAGGGGAGTGTTACAAAAAAATTGGCGAAGGTCAAAAAACCCAAGAATATGGAGACAAAGCCCTAAGATACTTTGAAGAAATTGGAGATATTGAAAGAATCCAACAAGTAAAAAAGAATGTGTTTGGAGAAGAAAAAATCTAA
- the infA gene encoding translation initiation factor IF-1: protein MPKSKKTFRKTGIVLEALPSTHFRVRLDDDSEIIAHLAGRLRLYRIKVLPGDRVTVEITPYDKKRGRIVYRGK, encoded by the coding sequence ATGCCTAAATCTAAGAAAACTTTCCGAAAAACTGGAATAGTTCTGGAAGCTCTGCCCAGTACCCATTTTCGGGTGAGATTAGATGATGACTCAGAGATAATTGCCCATTTAGCTGGAAGATTAAGACTTTATCGAATTAAGGTCTTACCGGGAGATCGGGTAACAGTAGAAATAACTCCCTATGATAAAAAAAGAGGGAGAATAGTTTATAGAGGAAAATGA
- a CDS encoding PD-(D/E)XK nuclease family protein encodes MLKELINKFYLDRQRDREQHHFYISDAGKCSRAIFFKFKKVPREEIEARVLRLFDHGDSIHRLIMKPLLSTKEAHVVASEVDIPPRELIRGRADAVISDGKDLYILDIKSMNSMVFKNLNQPKKEHIDQIQLYLHYLDPKKGILLYVNKDTQELKEFLINYDSNRAQSLLKVLSDLKTKIDSNIIPPRIPEWPENWQCQYCQFKEICLMTGEGDVSWENFKKIIETQGETGEGK; translated from the coding sequence ATGTTAAAAGAACTTATTAATAAATTTTATTTGGATAGACAGAGAGATAGAGAACAGCATCATTTTTATATTTCTGATGCTGGAAAATGCTCACGAGCAATATTTTTTAAATTTAAAAAAGTCCCCAGAGAAGAAATAGAGGCAAGGGTTTTGAGGTTGTTTGATCACGGTGATTCTATTCATCGCCTTATCATGAAACCTCTCCTTAGCACGAAAGAGGCTCATGTAGTAGCTTCAGAAGTAGATATTCCTCCCCGAGAATTAATCAGAGGAAGGGCCGACGCAGTAATTAGCGATGGCAAAGATTTGTATATACTTGATATTAAAAGTATGAATAGCATGGTTTTTAAAAATTTAAATCAGCCAAAAAAAGAACATATTGATCAAATTCAACTTTATCTTCATTATTTAGATCCTAAAAAGGGAATATTGCTTTATGTTAATAAAGACACTCAAGAATTAAAAGAATTTTTGATTAATTACGATTCGAATCGAGCCCAATCTCTTTTAAAAGTACTATCTGACCTTAAAACAAAAATTGATTCCAATATCATTCCCCCGAGAATTCCAGAATGGCCAGAGAATTGGCAGTGTCAATACTGTCAGTTTAAAGAAATTTGTTTGATGACAGGAGAGGGAGATGTTAGTTGGGAAAATTTTAAAAAGATAATTGAAACTCAAGGTGAAACAGGTGAAGGTAAATAA
- the rpsI gene encoding 30S ribosomal protein S9, with translation MKKTKTKKSTIKKKKTIRKKKPTKKRKPKKIKKKVEKPKVKPEKEKYFEAVGRRKTAVARIRLFTKGEKKFLVNEKPFDIYFPTFELRQIAQAALKKMKCLDRFRISAKVKGGGYHSQAEAVRHGISRTLVLFNSYFRKRLKKAGFLTRDSRMRERKKFGLKRARKAPQWQKR, from the coding sequence ATGAAAAAGACCAAAACTAAAAAGTCAACCATAAAAAAGAAAAAGACAATCAGAAAGAAAAAGCCAACTAAAAAGAGAAAGCCAAAAAAAATTAAAAAAAAGGTTGAGAAACCAAAGGTTAAACCTGAGAAAGAAAAATATTTTGAAGCAGTTGGTCGAAGAAAAACCGCAGTAGCTAGAATTCGCCTTTTCACAAAAGGAGAAAAGAAATTTTTGGTTAATGAAAAACCTTTTGATATTTATTTTCCTACCTTTGAACTTCGGCAAATCGCTCAAGCCGCTTTAAAAAAAATGAAATGTCTTGATCGATTTCGAATTTCAGCTAAGGTAAAAGGAGGAGGATATCATTCCCAGGCTGAAGCGGTAAGGCACGGGATATCCCGAACCTTGGTTCTTTTTAATTCTTATTTTAGAAAAAGACTAAAAAAAGCCGGTTTCTTAACTCGGGATTCCCGAATGAGAGAAAGAAAAAAATTTGGATTAAAACGAGCAAGAAAAGCGCCTCAGTGGCAGAAGAGATAA
- the rplQ gene encoding 50S ribosomal protein L17, whose product MKKRKLGRKFSRKSNQRKALLKSLARALILNEKIKTTETKAKEVSRFLEKFITKAKKRDLSSRRLLLRFFPKKLVKKLIEDIAPRYKERGGGYTRIIKLGPRKSDGAKMAIIELIK is encoded by the coding sequence ATGAAAAAACGCAAACTTGGCCGGAAATTTTCTCGTAAAAGCAATCAACGTAAAGCCCTGTTAAAATCATTGGCTAGAGCCCTCATTTTAAATGAAAAGATTAAGACAACCGAGACTAAGGCTAAAGAAGTTTCCAGATTTTTGGAGAAATTTATAACTAAAGCTAAAAAAAGAGATCTATCTTCAAGAAGATTATTATTGAGATTTTTTCCAAAAAAATTAGTTAAGAAATTAATAGAGGATATTGCTCCGAGATACAAAGAAAGGGGTGGAGGCTACACAAGGATTATAAAACTAGGACCTAGAAAATCGGATGGGGCGAAGATGGCAATAATAGAACTAATTAAATAA
- a CDS encoding MFS transporter: protein MAIFPKIEKITRDVSISHFLLMFGYKLFSLYFPLFLVARGFSLPEVGYNYLLIYLPIVIFAPFVGFLNHKINPAILVTVGVLGYGVYSLGMIFIQNQILFYFWQILLGISAALFFASSRAILMGFPLQSPDQSFAWFYSSPFYADALAPAVGAFFIWKFDFVGVFVLSLILCLFTVIFCLIFLRKPAMNLVDRGFKFQQVRQNYLEIFEKIKSRAILPFILISLSVLILVGFYRAFFVLFLKDFGWSQNLILLFGSILSLVFLPISIFVIKRVGKQKSEESISRGGSLCGIFSVLLGSLVPFLNFFTVLLIMIGKSAGALMTGSGRSGLISQKLKEYPEETGAIDTIFSPLGIAFGALISGLVIGFLGYSFLFIFGGIFVLIAGILGKKLAKF, encoded by the coding sequence ATGGCAATTTTTCCAAAAATTGAAAAGATTACCAGAGATGTTTCAATTTCCCATTTTCTTTTGATGTTTGGATATAAACTTTTTTCTTTATATTTTCCCTTATTTTTGGTTGCCCGGGGTTTTTCTCTACCCGAGGTGGGCTATAATTATCTTCTAATTTATTTACCAATTGTTATCTTTGCACCCTTCGTTGGTTTTCTTAATCATAAAATAAATCCAGCTATTTTGGTTACAGTTGGGGTTTTAGGATATGGAGTTTATTCTTTAGGAATGATTTTTATTCAAAATCAAATTTTGTTTTATTTTTGGCAGATTCTTCTAGGAATTTCAGCTGCTTTGTTTTTTGCCTCCTCTCGGGCAATTTTAATGGGCTTTCCCCTTCAAAGCCCTGATCAATCTTTTGCTTGGTTTTATTCTTCCCCTTTTTATGCCGATGCTTTAGCCCCGGCAGTTGGTGCTTTTTTTATCTGGAAATTTGATTTCGTTGGAGTATTTGTTTTAAGTTTGATTTTATGTCTTTTCACTGTCATTTTTTGTCTTATCTTTCTAAGAAAACCAGCAATGAATTTGGTGGATAGAGGTTTTAAATTTCAACAGGTAAGACAAAATTATCTGGAAATTTTTGAAAAAATAAAAAGTAGAGCTATTTTGCCCTTTATTTTAATTTCCCTTTCAGTTTTAATTTTAGTTGGATTTTATCGAGCTTTTTTCGTTTTGTTTTTAAAAGATTTTGGCTGGTCACAAAATTTGATACTTCTCTTTGGTTCAATACTTTCTCTTGTATTTTTGCCAATTTCTATTTTTGTAATAAAACGAGTTGGAAAACAAAAAAGCGAGGAGAGCATTTCTCGTGGGGGTTCACTCTGTGGAATCTTCTCGGTTTTACTCGGAAGTTTAGTTCCCTTTTTAAACTTCTTCACAGTTCTTTTAATTATGATTGGGAAATCTGCGGGTGCCCTGATGACAGGTTCTGGAAGAAGTGGGTTAATCTCTCAGAAATTGAAAGAGTATCCCGAGGAAACCGGTGCTATTGATACAATTTTTTCTCCTTTAGGTATAGCTTTCGGGGCTTTAATTTCAGGATTGGTTATTGGTTTTTTAGGTTATAGCTTTTTATTTATTTTTGGCGGAATTTTCGTTTTAATAGCGGGGATTTTAGGAAAAAAACTTGCTAAATTTTAA
- the rplM gene encoding 50S ribosomal protein L13: MERKTHTIDATGKILGRLSTEIAILLRGKHKRDFLPQKDMGDIVIVKNIEKIKLTGKKFEQKKYYRHSGYIGGLKEIPLKILFKKNPAKVLRKAVFGMLPKNKLRAKQIKRLKILKSYEKDQN, from the coding sequence ATGGAGCGTAAGACTCACACAATTGATGCCACTGGAAAAATTCTCGGGAGGCTATCTACTGAAATTGCAATTTTATTACGTGGTAAGCATAAAAGAGATTTCCTACCCCAAAAAGATATGGGAGATATTGTGATTGTTAAAAATATTGAAAAGATTAAATTAACTGGTAAAAAATTTGAGCAGAAAAAATATTATCGTCATTCAGGATATATTGGAGGCTTGAAAGAAATTCCATTGAAAATACTTTTTAAAAAGAATCCGGCTAAAGTTCTAAGAAAAGCAGTTTTTGGAATGTTGCCCAAGAATAAATTAAGGGCAAAACAGATAAAAAGATTGAAAATATTAAAATCTTATGAAAAAGACCAAAACTAA
- a CDS encoding alanine--tRNA ligase, translating into MKSFQIRQGFLIFFKKRTHKIVSSSSLLPSDPSVLFTTAGMQQFKEYYLGEPSPYGKKVASCQKCFRTSDIEEVGDNRHLTFLEMLGNFSFGDYFKEKAVEFALEVLTKNFKIPVEKLWITYFGGEGNVPEDKESQEIWKKLGVPQDRIYKFGKKDNFWGPTGLEGPCGPTTEIHYDLTKKPCELGKNCLPNCQCGRFIELWNLVFNEYYQDKNGKLSPLKQKGVDTGMGLERLAMVLQQKESIFETDLFSPIILEIGKMVGMKEISGPSSFERLFKPSIVLEEELTKMKYQRDSRIIADHIKASVFLIAEEIFPSNVEKGYVLRRILRRAIRFGKLLNLPKNFLIPLAQKVVEIYKNVYPEIQSNQTDILTVIQNEGEKFEKTLEKGLKQFEKILAKGDISGIDAFHLFDTYGFPLELTQELAKEKGLRVDVEGFKAAFKRHREISRAGAEKKFGGIGKSASYEAIKLHTATHLLHWALREVLGKHVKQMGSDINSKRLRFDFSHPQKPSEEEIKKVEDLVNQKIKEDLVIEKEEMEYERALESGALAFFREKYPKIVTVYSIGNFSKEICAGPHINETSELGFFKIIKEESSGAGIRRIRAILK; encoded by the coding sequence ATGAAATCTTTTCAGATTCGCCAAGGGTTTTTAATTTTTTTTAAAAAAAGGACTCATAAAATAGTTTCTTCCTCTTCTCTTTTACCTTCAGATCCTAGTGTTTTATTTACTACTGCCGGAATGCAACAATTCAAGGAATATTATTTAGGAGAACCATCTCCTTATGGGAAAAAAGTTGCTAGTTGCCAGAAATGTTTTAGAACCTCAGATATTGAAGAAGTAGGAGATAATCGTCATTTAACCTTCCTGGAAATGTTAGGAAATTTTAGTTTCGGAGATTATTTTAAAGAGAAGGCCGTTGAATTCGCTTTAGAAGTTTTGACTAAAAATTTTAAGATTCCAGTTGAAAAATTATGGATTACTTATTTTGGAGGGGAAGGAAATGTTCCCGAAGATAAGGAATCCCAAGAGATTTGGAAAAAATTGGGTGTCCCCCAAGATAGGATTTATAAATTTGGCAAAAAAGATAATTTCTGGGGACCAACTGGATTGGAGGGGCCTTGCGGACCAACAACTGAAATTCATTACGATTTAACCAAAAAACCTTGCGAATTAGGCAAAAATTGTCTTCCCAATTGTCAATGCGGAAGATTTATTGAACTTTGGAATTTAGTTTTTAACGAATACTATCAGGATAAAAATGGAAAACTTAGTCCTTTAAAACAAAAGGGAGTAGATACTGGAATGGGATTGGAAAGATTGGCTATGGTTTTGCAGCAAAAAGAGAGTATTTTTGAGACCGATTTATTTTCACCAATAATTCTTGAAATAGGAAAAATGGTCGGAATGAAAGAAATTAGTGGTCCCTCTTCCTTTGAAAGACTTTTTAAGCCTTCTATTGTCCTTGAAGAAGAATTAACAAAGATGAAATATCAACGAGATTCTCGAATCATTGCCGATCATATAAAGGCTTCGGTTTTTTTGATAGCAGAGGAAATCTTTCCTTCAAATGTAGAGAAAGGATATGTTTTAAGAAGAATTTTGAGAAGGGCAATAAGATTTGGGAAATTATTAAATCTACCAAAAAATTTTTTAATTCCTCTAGCTCAAAAGGTGGTCGAAATTTACAAAAATGTTTATCCGGAAATTCAATCTAACCAAACCGATATCTTAACTGTAATTCAAAATGAAGGGGAGAAATTTGAAAAGACTTTAGAAAAGGGCCTAAAACAATTTGAAAAAATTTTAGCAAAAGGAGATATTTCGGGAATTGATGCCTTTCATTTATTTGATACTTATGGATTTCCTTTAGAATTGACTCAAGAATTAGCTAAAGAAAAAGGGTTAAGAGTTGATGTCGAGGGATTTAAAGCAGCCTTTAAAAGACATCGAGAAATTTCTCGAGCTGGGGCTGAAAAGAAATTTGGCGGAATTGGAAAAAGTGCTAGTTATGAGGCAATAAAACTCCATACTGCCACTCACTTACTTCATTGGGCTTTAAGAGAAGTTTTAGGAAAACATGTTAAACAAATGGGGTCTGATATTAATTCCAAAAGACTTCGCTTTGATTTTTCCCATCCTCAGAAACCCAGCGAAGAAGAGATAAAAAAAGTTGAGGACCTGGTTAATCAAAAAATTAAAGAAGATTTAGTAATAGAGAAAGAAGAAATGGAATATGAAAGGGCTTTAGAATCAGGAGCTTTGGCTTTTTTTAGAGAAAAATATCCAAAAATTGTGACCGTTTATTCCATTGGTAATTTTTCAAAAGAAATTTGCGCTGGCCCTCATATTAATGAAACTTCAGAATTAGGTTTTTTTAAAATCATCAAAGAAGAATCTTCAGGCGCCGGCATAAGAAGGATAAGAGCTATTTTGAAATAA
- the tpiA gene encoding triose-phosphate isomerase: MKPLIVANWKCNPQTLIEAKKLFNSLKRRIKNIKNIEVVICPPFVYLSILGVSTSARRKAGFGGLASGSQDCFWEEKGAFTGEISSLMLKDLGCDYVILGHSERRRWFGETDDVINKKMKKAILVKLNPIFCIGETKTEREKGKTQNILKSQIEKGLKKISKKEIKNIVIAYEPVWAIGTGKPCDVKEAQIMGLLIRKIINRIFSRNISEKIRIIYGGSVNSKNAAGYIKEARMDGLLIGGASLNPQEFIKIIKAVKKS, translated from the coding sequence ATGAAACCACTAATTGTCGCCAATTGGAAGTGTAACCCTCAAACTTTAATTGAAGCAAAGAAACTTTTTAATTCCCTGAAAAGAAGAATAAAAAATATTAAAAATATTGAGGTGGTAATTTGCCCACCTTTTGTTTATTTATCAATTTTAGGAGTTTCCACCTCCGCCCGCCGAAAGGCGGGCTTCGGCGGACTCGCCTCCGGCTCGCAAGATTGTTTTTGGGAAGAAAAAGGAGCTTTTACTGGGGAAATTTCATCTTTAATGCTCAAGGATCTAGGATGTGATTATGTGATTTTGGGTCATTCCGAAAGAAGAAGGTGGTTTGGTGAGACCGATGATGTGATAAATAAAAAAATGAAAAAAGCGATATTAGTAAAATTAAATCCAATTTTTTGTATTGGCGAGACCAAAACTGAGCGAGAAAAAGGTAAAACCCAAAATATTTTAAAATCTCAGATTGAAAAAGGACTTAAAAAAATTTCAAAAAAAGAAATCAAAAATATTGTAATTGCCTATGAACCAGTTTGGGCAATTGGAACTGGAAAACCCTGTGATGTTAAAGAAGCTCAGATTATGGGTTTACTTATTCGAAAAATTATAAACCGAATTTTTAGTCGTAATATATCTGAGAAAATTCGAATAATTTACGGAGGCAGCGTTAACAGTAAAAATGCAGCAGGCTATATTAAAGAAGCAAGAATGGACGGTCTTTTAATAGGTGGAGCTTCTTTAAATCCTCAAGAATTTATTAAAATAATAAAGGCAGTCAAAAAATCTTGA
- a CDS encoding DNA-directed RNA polymerase subunit alpha, whose protein sequence is MTTMISLPLQPKIIEKKGNRARFEIRALYPNYGVTIGNSLRRVLLSSLSGAAVTQVKIKGVEHEFSTIPGALEDMITIMLNLKQLRFKIFTDEPQRGFLRVKGEKKVLGSDFQLPSQVELVNKNFLIATLTDKKSELEMEIQIEKGLGYVSRELRKKEKLEIGKITLDAVFTPIRNVSFHVENMRVGERTDFDRLILEVETDGTITPEWAFYRASEILNQHFTMFSQAFKPKEVYPVKKEEKIEKLKVKVEDLKFSIRTKNALLKNNIKTISGILRKSEENLLKLEGMGKKGVKEIKKVLKKLNLELKQ, encoded by the coding sequence ATTACCACTATGATTTCTCTTCCTCTTCAGCCAAAAATTATTGAAAAAAAAGGAAATCGAGCCCGTTTTGAAATTAGGGCTTTATATCCTAATTATGGGGTGACCATTGGTAATTCTCTCCGGAGAGTTTTACTCTCTTCTCTGTCGGGAGCGGCCGTTACTCAAGTGAAGATTAAGGGAGTTGAACATGAATTTTCAACAATCCCTGGTGCTTTAGAAGACATGATTACTATTATGTTAAATCTGAAACAACTAAGATTTAAAATCTTCACCGATGAACCCCAGAGAGGATTTTTGAGAGTTAAAGGAGAAAAAAAAGTTTTAGGTTCTGATTTTCAGTTACCTTCCCAGGTTGAATTAGTCAACAAGAATTTTCTGATTGCTACTTTAACAGATAAAAAATCAGAATTAGAAATGGAAATCCAAATTGAAAAAGGATTAGGATATGTTTCCCGAGAATTAAGGAAAAAGGAAAAATTGGAAATAGGAAAGATTACCCTTGATGCTGTTTTTACTCCCATTAGAAACGTGAGTTTTCATGTAGAAAATATGCGGGTTGGAGAAAGAACTGATTTTGATCGGTTAATCCTGGAAGTTGAGACCGATGGGACAATTACTCCTGAATGGGCGTTTTACCGGGCATCAGAAATTTTAAACCAGCATTTTACCATGTTTAGTCAAGCCTTTAAACCAAAGGAAGTCTATCCAGTGAAAAAAGAAGAAAAAATTGAGAAACTTAAAGTTAAAGTAGAGGATTTAAAATTTTCCATCAGAACTAAAAATGCTTTGTTAAAAAATAATATAAAAACTATCAGTGGAATTTTAAGAAAGAGTGAAGAAAATTTATTAAAACTGGAAGGGATGGGCAAAAAGGGAGTGAAAGAAATAAAAAAAGTTCTAAAAAAACTAAACTTAGAACTTAAACAATGA
- the rpsM gene encoding 30S ribosomal protein S13: MPRIAGINIPEKKQIEIALTYIYGIGPPLSRRILAEAGIKPGRSASELTSEEVSKLKEIIEKNYKIEGGLKRERMMNIKRLKDIGSWRGIRHIKGLPVRGQRTKTNTRTVRGNVRKTVGSGRRPPPTPK; the protein is encoded by the coding sequence ATGCCAAGAATTGCTGGTATTAATATACCAGAGAAAAAACAAATTGAAATAGCCCTGACCTATATTTATGGAATAGGTCCTCCTTTGAGTAGAAGAATTTTAGCTGAAGCCGGAATTAAACCGGGGAGATCAGCCTCAGAATTGACCTCTGAAGAAGTTAGTAAACTTAAAGAAATTATTGAAAAGAATTACAAAATTGAAGGAGGACTTAAAAGGGAGAGAATGATGAATATTAAAAGATTAAAAGATATAGGTAGCTGGCGAGGAATTCGGCATATTAAGGGACTACCAGTTAGAGGACAAAGAACCAAAACTAATACCAGGACAGTTAGAGGAAATGTCAGAAAGACGGTGGGATCGGGAAGGAGACCACCTCCAACACCGAAGTAA
- a CDS encoding tetratricopeptide repeat protein, giving the protein MEAKEVLKKAQQLYNKGEWQEAIDAIDENLATLVTDSDITEANRIKGWSYYYLGIKGPKDKKTENLEEAENTFKAVLEKAEDKTRISAMNGLPLALWILGKKEEAWQVSDKATEEFPDIPSIWNTRSILCRWAQDYEKAVEVCEKVYETAIEKEDYRTAGHGKHNKADALVKLGRAEEARHEYKEAIELYKKYEKATGQSAKFHIEGVQKKLANL; this is encoded by the coding sequence ATGGAAGCGAAAGAAGTACTGAAAAAAGCACAGCAGCTATACAACAAAGGAGAATGGCAGGAAGCAATCGATGCAATCGACGAGAATTTAGCCACTTTGGTAACAGACAGTGATATTACAGAGGCTAATAGGATAAAGGGATGGAGCTATTACTATCTAGGAATAAAGGGACCAAAAGACAAAAAGACAGAGAATCTTGAGGAAGCAGAAAATACCTTCAAGGCAGTACTGGAAAAAGCAGAAGACAAAACAAGAATTTCAGCAATGAATGGATTACCGCTGGCGCTCTGGATTTTAGGAAAAAAAGAAGAAGCTTGGCAAGTAAGTGATAAAGCTACGGAAGAATTTCCAGATATACCTTCAATTTGGAACACAAGAAGCATTCTCTGTCGCTGGGCACAGGATTACGAAAAAGCTGTTGAGGTATGCGAAAAAGTCTACGAGACTGCTATAGAAAAAGAAGACTATAGAACGGCCGGCCACGGTAAACACAATAAAGCTGATGCTTTAGTAAAACTGGGAAGAGCTGAAGAAGCAAGACACGAATATAAAGAAGCGATTGAGCTCTACAAGAAATACGAAAAAGCTACCGGTCAGAGCGCTAAATTCCATATTGAAGGCGTTCAGAAAAAACTAGCCAATCTCTAA
- the rpmJ gene encoding 50S ribosomal protein L36 — protein sequence MKVRPSVKKICKKCKIVRRKRRVYVICSNPKHKQRQG from the coding sequence ATGAAAGTTAGGCCATCAGTTAAAAAAATTTGTAAAAAATGCAAAATTGTGAGGCGTAAGAGAAGAGTATATGTGATATGTTCAAATCCTAAACATAAACAACGCCAAGGATAG
- the rpsK gene encoding 30S ribosomal protein S11, protein MGKKRIIKKTEEELLKERERVEAALRKEVKIRAPQKINEGKIYISSSYNNTIITLTDPRGDVLSWASAGNIGFKGTKKGTPFAASKVAEAMVQRAKKLGIEKVRVLIKGIGSGRESAIRSLAARGLDIISIKDVTPIPHNGCRPPKARRV, encoded by the coding sequence ATGGGAAAAAAACGCATTATCAAAAAAACTGAAGAGGAGCTCCTAAAAGAAAGAGAAAGAGTAGAAGCGGCATTAAGAAAAGAAGTTAAGATCCGAGCCCCTCAAAAGATTAACGAGGGGAAAATTTATATTTCCTCTTCTTATAATAATACTATAATAACCCTTACCGATCCCCGGGGAGATGTCCTTTCTTGGGCCAGTGCCGGTAATATTGGTTTTAAGGGAACAAAGAAAGGTACACCTTTTGCTGCTTCTAAAGTAGCTGAGGCAATGGTTCAGAGAGCTAAAAAATTAGGAATAGAAAAAGTGAGGGTTTTAATAAAAGGGATAGGTTCTGGTCGAGAATCAGCAATTAGATCTTTAGCCGCTCGAGGCTTAGATATTATTTCAATTAAAGATGTAACCCCAATTCCTCATAATGGCTGTCGGCCCCCAAAAGCCCGGAGAGTCTAA
- the rpsD gene encoding 30S ribosomal protein S4 codes for MQNSKCKICRRLGVKLFLKGERCLTSKCPMIKRPYPPGQKRKRRTRAPSEYAQQLREKQKLKNWYGLRERQFKKYILEVLDRRGREDAKSSLIKKLESRLDNVIFRLGLTGSRSQARQLVSHGHFRINSRKVNYPSYQVKKGDVIDISQSSFKKIFFKNLKMKLKKYQPPSWLKLNVEKLEGKVIGQPSLEETVPPAEISAIFEFYSR; via the coding sequence ATGCAAAATTCAAAATGTAAAATATGTAGAAGGCTAGGAGTGAAGTTGTTTCTCAAAGGTGAACGTTGTCTTACTTCAAAATGTCCAATGATAAAAAGACCTTATCCGCCAGGTCAAAAAAGAAAAAGAAGAACTAGAGCTCCTTCTGAATATGCACAACAACTAAGGGAAAAACAAAAATTAAAAAATTGGTATGGCTTGAGAGAAAGGCAATTTAAAAAATATATTTTAGAAGTCCTGGATAGACGGGGAAGAGAAGATGCTAAATCTTCTCTTATTAAGAAATTAGAAAGCCGTCTAGATAATGTAATTTTTCGTTTAGGGTTGACCGGCTCTAGGTCTCAAGCTCGTCAACTTGTCAGTCACGGTCATTTCAGGATAAACTCAAGAAAAGTTAACTACCCTAGCTATCAAGTTAAAAAAGGAGATGTGATTGATATCTCTCAATCTTCTTTTAAAAAGATTTTTTTTAAAAATCTCAAGATGAAACTCAAAAAATACCAACCCCCCTCTTGGCTTAAATTAAATGTCGAAAAATTAGAAGGAAAAGTAATAGGTCAACCTTCTCTTGAGGAAACTGTGCCCCCAGCGGAAATATCAGCAATTTTTGAATTTTATTCAAGATAA